One region of Alcanivorax sediminis genomic DNA includes:
- a CDS encoding sulfurtransferase codes for MLPLLLEPSELAKHLDDDKLLIIDLGKPTIYVQAHVPGAIHLDFKRLQSGAQPAPGMIPSDDALSDLFSSLGLTPDTHVVAYDDEGGGWAGRLLWTLDAIGHKHYSYLNGGIHAWLSEGLPTSSESPEPVPSDYEVGEHDPQTEVDLAYLLAHYQDTDLALWDSRSEEEYAGVRAFAQKAGHIPGAIHYEWTEAMDRSNNLRLRPLDDIRAELEARGITPDKEVICHCQTHHRSSFSWLVAKILGYPRVRGYAGSWAEWGNHPDTPAEKPNP; via the coding sequence ATGCTGCCTCTTCTGCTCGAACCCTCAGAACTCGCCAAGCACCTTGATGATGACAAGCTGCTGATCATCGATCTCGGCAAGCCGACCATCTATGTGCAGGCCCATGTGCCCGGCGCCATTCATCTGGATTTCAAGCGACTGCAGAGTGGCGCGCAGCCAGCGCCCGGCATGATCCCCAGTGACGACGCACTCAGCGATCTGTTTTCCAGCCTCGGGCTGACTCCAGACACCCACGTTGTCGCTTACGATGATGAAGGCGGCGGCTGGGCCGGACGCCTTCTGTGGACGCTGGACGCTATTGGTCACAAGCACTACAGCTACTTGAATGGTGGCATTCATGCCTGGCTCTCGGAAGGTTTGCCCACCAGCAGCGAGTCGCCAGAGCCAGTGCCCAGTGACTATGAGGTGGGTGAACATGACCCGCAGACCGAAGTGGATCTGGCGTATCTGCTCGCCCATTATCAGGATACCGACCTGGCACTGTGGGACTCCCGTTCCGAAGAGGAGTACGCAGGGGTGCGCGCCTTTGCCCAAAAGGCCGGACACATTCCCGGCGCCATCCACTACGAGTGGACTGAAGCCATGGATCGCAGTAACAACCTGCGTTTACGACCACTGGATGATATTCGTGCCGAACTGGAAGCCCGCGGGATTACTCCGGACAAGGAAGTGATCTGCCATTGCCAGACCCATCACCGTTCCAGCTTCTCCTGGCTGGTAGCCAAGATCCTTGGTTACCCACGGGTGCGTGGCTATGCCGGCTCCTGGGCTGAGTGGGGCAACCACCCGGATACTCCGGCAGAAAAGCCCAACCCCTGA
- a CDS encoding alpha/beta fold hydrolase, whose protein sequence is MADRIITPVCMTMLTEALQQKTRPWRHRLQNGRARLFASDALSQAEQTPFDTLYDDGLVKLRYYPPLQEKAIPLSDGTIMPVSQAAQRTPLVLVAPLAVNMLIYDLFPQRSLVRYLRARGFELYMVDWGRPGKYHNHLALSSYFADYLPKMLVQVRKHSGQQQLSLHGWSFGGLFSLCYTALGKDPDIKNLVLVGTPCDYHRNGALGAQYRRLSRQAKWIRSNTGLRIHDVPARFLRSPGWMNSLAFKLTNPVGSLQGYMNLVKNLHDREFVTAHATNGAFLDDMVAYPGGVIQDIVRYLWTDNVVAKGNLPMENSQAHLSNVTANVLNVTGANDPIVTRDCSHAMDALIRSKDKTFITIDGGHMGILGSTTAQSQSWGRIAEWLIERDA, encoded by the coding sequence ATGGCCGACCGAATCATTACGCCGGTGTGTATGACCATGCTGACAGAAGCCCTGCAACAGAAGACTCGCCCCTGGCGCCATCGCCTGCAAAATGGCCGCGCCCGCCTGTTTGCCTCTGATGCATTGAGCCAGGCGGAACAGACGCCCTTCGACACGCTTTATGATGACGGGCTGGTCAAGCTGCGCTACTACCCGCCGCTGCAGGAAAAAGCCATCCCGCTCAGCGACGGCACCATCATGCCGGTGAGTCAGGCTGCACAGCGTACGCCGCTGGTGCTGGTCGCCCCCTTGGCAGTCAACATGCTGATCTATGACCTGTTCCCGCAGCGCAGCCTCGTGCGCTACCTGCGTGCCCGCGGGTTCGAACTCTACATGGTGGACTGGGGACGCCCCGGCAAGTACCACAACCATCTGGCCCTGAGCAGTTACTTCGCCGACTACCTGCCCAAGATGCTGGTACAGGTGCGCAAGCACAGTGGCCAGCAGCAGCTGAGCCTGCACGGATGGAGCTTTGGCGGACTGTTCAGCCTGTGCTACACCGCATTGGGCAAAGACCCGGATATCAAGAATCTGGTACTGGTCGGCACTCCCTGCGACTATCACCGCAACGGGGCCCTTGGCGCCCAGTACCGCCGCCTCAGCCGTCAGGCCAAATGGATCCGCAGCAATACCGGTCTGCGCATTCACGATGTCCCTGCCCGCTTCCTGCGCTCACCGGGCTGGATGAACAGCCTGGCCTTCAAACTCACCAACCCGGTGGGCAGTCTGCAGGGCTACATGAACCTGGTGAAGAACCTGCACGACCGCGAATTTGTCACCGCCCATGCAACCAATGGTGCTTTTCTCGATGACATGGTGGCCTACCCCGGCGGGGTGATTCAGGACATCGTTCGTTACCTGTGGACAGATAACGTGGTGGCCAAGGGCAACCTGCCCATGGAAAACAGTCAGGCCCACCTGAGCAATGTGACCGCCAATGTACTCAACGTCACCGGCGCCAACGATCCTATTGTCACCCGGGACTGCAGCCATGCCATGGACGCCCTGATCCGCAGCAAGGACAAGACCTTCATCACCATCGACGGTGGCCACATGGGCATTCTCGGCAGCACCACCGCTCAGAGCCAGAGCTGGGGCAGGATTGCGGAGTGGTTGATCGAAAGAGACGCCTGA
- a CDS encoding metallophosphoesterase produces MISPWKILPLVAAITLAACGGDSGSTSTAAAPSDNTATPNIPDVGDGGSDGGAGNPPAALRFIVIGDSGSGSEGQYAVGNAIAEVCQQKDEFVGDMAFPGCDLVVGLGDNIYESGVTSVDDPQFEEKFEKPFEPVQLPFYMVLGNHDNTAYVGGDGAGNARGEFQVDYTYFDGKLSSRWNMPDRYYQHSAGMTTTNPRPLVDFFALDSNPIAGGFADPDLAYAYHTYGIDQRNWAVNALGSSDAVFKIAMSHHPYLSNGSHGNAGNYDGVPSELLPVLAGERWKAFMEEAVCDQADFLFAGHDHDLQVLNAVPSCGRTEFVVSGAAGKTRSLADTERNAARYQQGDTYGFFWMKAIEADPATMTPAKLCVEAYTVDPQVEGLGVIANGELQPAFTHCFEKQMMTMMTAGNDFSGQALGGYALPLPLPEGFDANFTGPLKELRETLVSGFTEAGAGLPEEQRQVFDQLLAGSDILFNALDAATAAILSGDSSEMNQSIEAVLAGAEQLQAIDTRGLPEPFNQLGGAFDAFAAGFGNGGFEPGEGDTTADIAFIAAPLVELARNLDNIVDGIDEQVPEDVPVLAGLTTVLSTVTLGLANTLEQLVLLDTSATGEQLIGTVAATLEQLVEDVLWLNQIPGAEDFATLPGDGLSSLLLIVVREVTEQLDERVLNPLDPLLDLLSPITGLLVGLLDLL; encoded by the coding sequence ATGATCTCCCCCTGGAAAATTCTGCCGCTGGTAGCGGCGATCACGCTGGCTGCCTGTGGTGGCGACAGTGGTAGCACGTCCACGGCCGCCGCGCCTTCTGACAATACGGCGACCCCGAACATCCCGGATGTGGGTGATGGGGGCAGTGATGGTGGGGCTGGCAATCCTCCTGCTGCCCTGCGCTTTATTGTGATTGGTGATTCTGGTTCCGGCTCTGAAGGGCAGTACGCCGTGGGTAATGCCATCGCGGAAGTGTGCCAGCAGAAGGATGAATTTGTCGGCGACATGGCTTTCCCCGGCTGTGACCTGGTGGTTGGCCTGGGTGACAACATCTATGAGTCTGGTGTGACCAGCGTGGATGACCCCCAGTTTGAAGAGAAATTCGAGAAGCCGTTCGAGCCGGTGCAGCTGCCGTTCTACATGGTATTGGGCAACCATGACAACACCGCCTACGTGGGGGGGGATGGTGCGGGGAATGCCCGTGGGGAGTTCCAGGTTGACTACACCTACTTCGACGGCAAACTCTCCAGCCGCTGGAACATGCCGGATCGGTACTACCAGCACAGCGCAGGCATGACGACCACGAACCCTCGTCCGCTGGTGGACTTTTTTGCGCTGGACTCCAACCCCATCGCTGGCGGTTTTGCCGATCCGGATCTGGCGTATGCCTATCACACCTACGGGATTGATCAGCGCAACTGGGCCGTGAATGCCCTTGGCAGTTCTGATGCCGTATTCAAGATTGCCATGTCACACCACCCCTACCTGTCCAATGGCTCCCATGGCAATGCAGGAAACTATGATGGTGTCCCCAGTGAGCTGCTGCCGGTACTGGCCGGTGAGCGCTGGAAAGCCTTTATGGAAGAAGCCGTGTGTGACCAGGCGGACTTTCTGTTTGCCGGCCATGATCATGACTTGCAAGTGTTGAACGCGGTGCCGTCCTGTGGCCGTACCGAGTTTGTGGTCAGCGGTGCGGCAGGCAAGACCCGCTCTCTGGCAGACACCGAGCGGAACGCGGCGCGCTATCAGCAGGGCGACACCTATGGATTCTTCTGGATGAAGGCCATTGAGGCAGACCCTGCGACCATGACTCCGGCCAAACTGTGCGTGGAAGCGTACACCGTGGATCCGCAAGTCGAAGGGTTGGGGGTTATTGCCAATGGCGAATTACAGCCAGCATTCACCCACTGCTTTGAAAAGCAGATGATGACCATGATGACGGCAGGCAATGACTTTTCCGGTCAGGCACTTGGCGGTTATGCCTTGCCGCTGCCGTTGCCGGAAGGCTTTGATGCCAACTTCACGGGCCCCCTCAAGGAACTGCGTGAGACCCTGGTGTCAGGCTTTACCGAAGCCGGAGCCGGGTTGCCGGAAGAGCAGCGTCAGGTGTTCGACCAGTTGTTGGCCGGTAGCGACATCCTGTTCAACGCGCTGGACGCGGCCACCGCTGCAATCCTGTCCGGTGATAGCAGTGAGATGAACCAGTCCATCGAGGCGGTGCTGGCGGGTGCTGAGCAGTTGCAGGCCATCGATACCCGTGGTTTGCCTGAGCCCTTTAATCAGTTGGGCGGCGCCTTTGATGCTTTTGCGGCCGGTTTCGGCAACGGTGGCTTCGAGCCAGGGGAAGGCGATACTACTGCGGACATCGCTTTTATTGCGGCGCCACTGGTGGAGTTGGCCCGCAACCTGGACAACATCGTCGATGGTATCGATGAGCAGGTGCCTGAAGACGTGCCGGTACTTGCCGGCCTGACCACCGTGCTATCCACAGTAACCCTGGGGCTGGCCAATACTCTGGAGCAGCTGGTGTTGCTGGATACGTCTGCCACCGGTGAGCAGCTGATCGGTACAGTTGCGGCCACGCTGGAGCAGCTGGTCGAAGATGTGCTCTGGCTGAACCAGATCCCGGGCGCCGAAGACTTTGCCACTCTGCCTGGGGATGGTCTTTCATCCCTCCTGCTGATCGTCGTGCGCGAAGTGACCGAGCAGCTTGATGAGCGTGTCCTCAACCCACTGGATCCGCTGCTGGATCTGCTCTCGCCCATTACCGGTTTGCTGGTGGGATTGCTGGATCTGCTCTGA
- the orn gene encoding oligoribonuclease, which translates to MTDKRNNLIWIDLEMTGLSPENDRIIEIATIVTDSQLNVLAEGPVLAVHQSDELLDAMDEWNTEHHNNSGLVKRVQESRISEMQAQAQTIDFLREYVEPGMSPMCGNSICQDRRFLANYMQELEAYFHYRNLDVSTLKELARRWKPEILEGFKKEGKHLALDDIRESIAELQYYREHFIDA; encoded by the coding sequence ATGACCGACAAGCGCAACAATCTGATCTGGATCGATCTGGAAATGACCGGCCTGAGCCCGGAAAACGATCGCATCATTGAAATTGCCACTATCGTCACGGACTCCCAGCTCAATGTGCTGGCGGAAGGGCCGGTGCTGGCGGTGCATCAGAGTGATGAGCTGCTGGACGCCATGGACGAGTGGAACACCGAGCATCACAACAATTCCGGGCTGGTGAAGCGGGTGCAGGAAAGCCGCATCAGTGAGATGCAGGCCCAGGCCCAGACCATCGACTTCCTGCGTGAGTACGTGGAGCCGGGCATGTCACCCATGTGTGGCAACAGCATCTGCCAGGACCGCCGGTTCCTGGCCAACTACATGCAGGAGCTGGAAGCCTATTTCCACTACCGCAATCTGGATGTGTCAACGCTCAAGGAACTGGCGCGGCGCTGGAAACCGGAAATCCTGGAAGGGTTCAAGAAGGAAGGCAAACACCTGGCGTTGGACGACATTCGCGAATCCATCGCCGAGCTGCAGTATTACCGTGAGCATTTTATTGACGCCTGA
- the asd gene encoding archaetidylserine decarboxylase (Phosphatidylserine decarboxylase is synthesized as a single chain precursor. Generation of the pyruvoyl active site from a Ser is coupled to cleavage of a Gly-Ser bond between the larger (beta) and smaller (alpha chains). It is an integral membrane protein.), which yields MNLRDKLFVTLQYLIPQHGLSRLVGMLARSEVPWIKTTFINQFMKRFDIRLDEAEIQDPDQFPTFNAFFTRALKADARPLEADAVNDIASPADGAVSQLGAIRANQVFQAKGHDYSLYDLVGGDSALASEFTNGQFATIYLSPRDYHRVHMPFTGTLRETRYVPGDLFSVNEATANGVPNLFARNERLVCIFDTDNGPMAVILVGAMIVAGIETVFSGQVCPLPREVQTTDYQRTQPITLQKGDELGRFLLGSTVVLLFPEGKAGFESELKAGSVVRVKGKLGSYV from the coding sequence TTGAACCTACGTGACAAGCTTTTTGTAACCCTGCAGTACCTGATTCCCCAACACGGACTTTCCCGCCTGGTGGGCATGCTGGCGCGCAGTGAAGTGCCCTGGATCAAGACCACCTTCATCAACCAGTTCATGAAGCGTTTTGATATCCGCCTGGACGAGGCAGAGATTCAGGATCCGGATCAGTTCCCCACCTTCAATGCCTTCTTTACCCGGGCCCTGAAAGCGGATGCCCGCCCGCTGGAAGCGGACGCGGTGAACGATATTGCCAGCCCGGCCGATGGTGCCGTCAGCCAGCTGGGCGCCATTCGCGCCAACCAGGTATTCCAGGCCAAGGGCCACGATTACTCCCTGTATGATCTGGTGGGCGGCGACAGTGCCCTGGCCAGTGAATTCACTAACGGCCAGTTCGCCACCATCTATCTGTCACCGCGGGACTACCATCGCGTGCATATGCCCTTCACCGGCACCCTGCGCGAAACCCGCTACGTGCCCGGCGACCTGTTCTCGGTCAATGAGGCCACGGCCAACGGCGTGCCCAACCTGTTTGCCCGAAACGAGCGGCTGGTGTGTATCTTCGACACCGACAACGGCCCCATGGCGGTGATTCTGGTGGGCGCCATGATCGTCGCTGGCATTGAAACCGTGTTCTCCGGTCAGGTTTGCCCCCTCCCCCGCGAGGTACAGACCACTGATTACCAGCGGACCCAGCCGATAACCCTGCAAAAAGGGGATGAGCTTGGCCGTTTCCTGCTCGGCTCCACCGTGGTGCTACTGTTCCCGGAAGGCAAGGCAGGCTTTGAGAGCGAGCTAAAGGCCGGTTCCGTTGTGCGCGTCAAAGGCAAGCTGGGCAGCTACGTTTAG
- the rsgA gene encoding small ribosomal subunit biogenesis GTPase RsgA has translation MAKRNLNRRQRWRIEKIQAEKRERAQKRNEQLEELVADDLGDEQIGIITAHFGQQVQVESPDGESRRCHFRATLEQLVVGDRVIWQPPKSEGLGVVVAIEPRETVLKRPDPYGNLKPVAANVEQMLVVFAPLPTPSSTLLDRYLVAAELSEIPATLVLNKADLIDEALRPFIDDMKAMYEQLGYPVMELSAHEPEGLAPLHDALKGKISVFVGQSGVGKSSLVNAVLPEAELDVGDLSANSGLGQHTTVTARLFHLPTGGELIDSPGIREFGLWHISEDELLHGYRELSELAGHCKFRNCSHRNEPGCAFLEAAESGAISEERLDNFYQIADTLDEEGRERYQ, from the coding sequence TTGGCCAAACGTAACCTCAATCGTCGTCAGCGCTGGCGTATCGAAAAGATCCAGGCGGAAAAGCGCGAGCGCGCCCAGAAACGTAATGAGCAGCTTGAAGAGCTGGTTGCCGACGATCTGGGCGACGAGCAGATCGGCATCATCACCGCGCACTTTGGCCAACAGGTGCAGGTGGAAAGCCCTGATGGCGAAAGCCGGCGCTGCCACTTCCGCGCCACGCTGGAACAACTGGTGGTGGGCGACCGGGTGATTTGGCAGCCCCCTAAAAGCGAAGGCCTCGGCGTGGTGGTGGCTATCGAGCCTCGCGAAACCGTGCTCAAGCGCCCGGATCCCTACGGCAACCTCAAGCCGGTGGCGGCCAACGTAGAGCAGATGCTGGTGGTATTTGCCCCCCTGCCCACCCCGTCCAGCACCCTGCTGGATCGCTACCTGGTGGCGGCAGAGCTCTCCGAAATCCCGGCAACACTGGTACTCAACAAGGCCGACCTGATCGACGAAGCGCTTCGCCCCTTTATTGATGACATGAAAGCCATGTATGAACAGCTGGGTTATCCGGTGATGGAGCTGAGCGCCCATGAACCTGAGGGGCTGGCCCCGCTGCATGACGCCCTGAAGGGAAAGATCAGCGTATTCGTCGGGCAATCCGGGGTCGGCAAGTCCTCACTGGTGAATGCAGTGCTGCCCGAGGCCGAACTGGATGTGGGTGATCTGTCCGCCAATTCCGGGCTGGGCCAGCACACCACGGTGACCGCCCGCCTGTTCCACCTGCCCACCGGCGGCGAGCTGATCGACTCACCCGGTATCCGTGAATTCGGCCTCTGGCACATCAGCGAGGACGAGCTGCTTCACGGCTACCGGGAGCTTTCCGAACTGGCAGGACACTGCAAATTCCGCAACTGCTCCCATCGCAACGAGCCCGGCTGCGCCTTCCTCGAAGCCGCCGAGAGCGGCGCCATCAGCGAAGAGCGACTGGACAACTTTTACCAGATCGCCGACACGCTGGATGAAGAAGGGCGAGAGAGGTACCAGTGA
- the tsaE gene encoding tRNA (adenosine(37)-N6)-threonylcarbamoyltransferase complex ATPase subunit type 1 TsaE codes for MKESPVPVEQVDLPDEAATLALGAQLARRLLQETADGACVYLQGDLGAGKTTLVRGILRGMGHEGAVKSPTYTIVEPYELAGVNIYHFDLYRLADPEELELIGIRDYFSSGDLCLLEWPERGAGVVPKPDLTITLAVDGHGRKATLEWAYDTTH; via the coding sequence ATGAAGGAAAGTCCTGTGCCCGTTGAACAGGTTGATCTGCCGGATGAAGCGGCCACACTGGCGCTGGGGGCGCAACTGGCCCGCCGTTTGCTTCAGGAAACGGCAGACGGCGCCTGTGTCTATTTGCAGGGTGATCTTGGGGCCGGGAAAACCACGCTGGTTCGCGGTATCCTTCGCGGTATGGGGCACGAGGGCGCCGTCAAGAGTCCCACTTACACTATTGTGGAACCCTACGAGCTGGCTGGCGTCAATATTTATCACTTTGACCTGTATCGTCTGGCGGATCCGGAAGAACTGGAGCTGATCGGGATACGGGATTATTTTTCCTCCGGCGACCTTTGCCTGCTGGAGTGGCCGGAACGCGGTGCCGGAGTGGTGCCGAAACCGGATTTGACCATTACACTGGCCGTGGACGGCCACGGAAGAAAAGCGACCCTGGAATGGGCCTATGACACGACGCACTGA
- the queG gene encoding tRNA epoxyqueuosine(34) reductase QueG, whose protein sequence is MDLHQLKERIQQWGRELGFQQIGIADTDLSAAEADLKAWLAKGYQGQMAWMAAHGNKRFRPEELEPGTLRVISARMDYLPPDTAPVKMLQAKDKAYVSRYALGRDYHKLIRKRLATLAARIRAEVGDSELARAFVDSAPVMEKPLAAKAGLGWQGKHTLVLNREAGSWFFLGEIYTDIPLPVDQPGEDHCGKCRACITVCPTDAIVAPYQLDARRCISYLTIEHDGSIPKDLRPGIGNRIFGCDDCQLMCPWNRFAQHTGETDFHPRHGLGDSDLATLFGWSEDEFLERTAGSAIRRAGYAKWLRNIAVALGNAPTSEDVIQALNERREYPDETVREHVQWALEQHRK, encoded by the coding sequence ATGGATCTGCATCAGCTGAAGGAAAGAATCCAGCAATGGGGCCGTGAACTCGGCTTCCAGCAGATTGGTATTGCCGACACCGACCTCTCTGCCGCAGAAGCTGACCTGAAAGCCTGGCTGGCGAAAGGCTATCAGGGGCAAATGGCATGGATGGCAGCCCACGGCAACAAGCGTTTCCGCCCTGAGGAGCTGGAGCCAGGCACCCTGCGGGTCATTTCCGCCCGCATGGACTACCTGCCACCGGACACGGCACCTGTGAAGATGCTGCAGGCGAAAGACAAGGCGTACGTCTCCCGCTATGCCCTGGGCCGTGACTACCACAAACTGATTCGCAAACGGCTGGCCACCCTGGCGGCAAGAATCCGCGCAGAAGTCGGCGACAGCGAGCTGGCCCGGGCCTTTGTGGACAGCGCACCGGTGATGGAAAAACCACTGGCCGCCAAGGCCGGGCTTGGCTGGCAGGGAAAGCACACACTCGTTCTGAATCGCGAGGCCGGCAGCTGGTTTTTTCTCGGCGAAATCTACACTGACATCCCCCTGCCGGTGGATCAGCCCGGTGAAGATCACTGCGGCAAGTGCAGGGCCTGTATCACGGTATGCCCCACCGATGCCATCGTCGCGCCCTACCAACTGGACGCTCGCCGCTGCATTTCCTACCTGACCATTGAGCACGACGGCAGCATCCCGAAAGACCTCCGTCCCGGTATCGGCAATCGTATCTTCGGCTGCGATGACTGCCAGCTGATGTGCCCCTGGAATCGTTTCGCCCAGCACACCGGCGAAACCGACTTCCACCCCCGCCATGGGCTGGGTGACAGTGATCTGGCGACGCTGTTTGGATGGAGTGAAGATGAGTTTCTTGAGCGAACCGCCGGTTCAGCCATTCGCCGGGCGGGCTATGCCAAGTGGCTAAGGAATATCGCAGTAGCGCTGGGCAATGCCCCCACGTCAGAAGACGTGATCCAGGCTCTCAATGAAAGGCGGGAATATCCGGACGAGACCGTGCGGGAACATGTGCAGTGGGCGCTGGAACAGCATAGAAAATAG
- a CDS encoding NAD(P)H-hydrate dehydratase — MTALPTALYTAAQTRELDRLAIAAGTPGAALMQRAGQAAFNALCERWPEARHIAVLCGGGNNGGDGYVVAALAHDAGLQPRIHFLKSPDSLSGDALTMAERCRALHIPMQPLSVEALPVQADVLVDGLFGTGLSASLSDEAARVLTALDALIVPRLALDIPSGLSADTGMPLGAVLRADLTCTFIGLKRGLLTGQGPVYTGELQFADLQVPRDVYQQVPADCLVPTPTALLASLPPRRLDGHKGRYGHVLVIGGDHGFAGAPIMSAQAAARCGAGKVSLITRPEHVVMMIARQPEVMARGVNEPAQAQSLIEAATVIAVGPGLGRDDWGKGLLELAMSSGKPLVMDADALNLLADMDNVGAADWVLTPHPGEAARLLKADSAAIQHDRFATLESLHARYGGTVLLKGLGTLVQGDAGRALITEGNPGMASGGMGDVLTGVVAALRAQGLSGYDAARFGAMLHARAADSCARDKGELGLLATDLLEALRLNLKIESLKVERN, encoded by the coding sequence ATGACAGCACTGCCAACCGCGCTTTATACCGCTGCACAAACCCGTGAGCTGGATCGGCTGGCCATTGCGGCAGGAACACCGGGAGCGGCGCTGATGCAGCGGGCCGGTCAGGCTGCTTTCAACGCCCTGTGTGAGCGCTGGCCGGAGGCGCGACACATTGCGGTGCTGTGTGGCGGTGGCAACAACGGCGGCGATGGCTATGTGGTGGCGGCGCTGGCCCACGATGCCGGGTTGCAGCCTCGCATTCACTTTCTCAAATCCCCCGACTCACTCTCCGGGGATGCCTTGACCATGGCGGAGCGCTGCCGGGCATTGCACATTCCCATGCAGCCACTGTCTGTGGAGGCGCTGCCGGTGCAGGCCGATGTGCTGGTGGACGGCCTGTTCGGCACCGGTCTGTCAGCGTCGCTTAGTGATGAGGCGGCCCGTGTGCTGACGGCCCTGGATGCGCTGATCGTGCCCCGGCTGGCACTGGATATTCCCTCCGGACTCAGCGCGGACACCGGCATGCCGTTGGGGGCCGTGCTGCGGGCGGATTTGACCTGTACCTTTATTGGTCTCAAGCGTGGTTTGCTGACCGGGCAGGGGCCCGTGTACACCGGCGAGTTGCAGTTTGCCGATCTGCAGGTGCCGCGGGATGTCTACCAGCAGGTGCCCGCAGATTGTCTTGTTCCCACCCCAACGGCGCTGTTGGCCAGCCTGCCGCCCCGGCGTCTGGATGGCCACAAGGGGCGTTACGGTCATGTGCTGGTCATCGGCGGTGACCATGGCTTTGCCGGTGCGCCGATCATGTCAGCCCAGGCGGCCGCTCGCTGCGGGGCTGGCAAGGTCAGCCTGATCACGCGGCCCGAGCATGTGGTGATGATGATTGCACGCCAACCGGAGGTCATGGCCCGCGGCGTGAACGAACCGGCCCAGGCACAGTCTTTAATAGAAGCGGCTACGGTCATTGCTGTCGGCCCGGGCCTGGGCAGGGATGACTGGGGCAAAGGGCTGCTGGAGTTGGCCATGAGCAGTGGCAAGCCCCTGGTGATGGATGCGGACGCGCTCAACCTGCTCGCCGACATGGATAATGTGGGCGCCGCCGATTGGGTGCTGACCCCGCATCCGGGGGAGGCTGCCCGGTTGCTGAAGGCCGATAGTGCCGCCATCCAGCATGACCGTTTTGCCACCCTGGAAAGTCTGCACGCCCGTTATGGCGGCACGGTGCTTCTGAAGGGGCTTGGTACCCTGGTGCAGGGCGATGCCGGTCGGGCTCTCATCACTGAGGGCAACCCGGGTATGGCCAGTGGCGGCATGGGCGATGTGCTGACCGGTGTCGTCGCGGCCCTGCGCGCTCAGGGCCTAAGCGGGTATGATGCAGCCCGGTTTGGCGCCATGCTGCATGCCCGCGCAGCCGATAGCTGCGCCCGTGATAAAGGTGAGCTCGGCTTGCTGGCCACAGATTTGCTGGAGGCGCTGAGACTGAATTTGAAGATAGAGAGCTTGAAGGTAGAGAGAAACTGA